From the Lolium rigidum isolate FL_2022 chromosome 2, APGP_CSIRO_Lrig_0.1, whole genome shotgun sequence genome, one window contains:
- the LOC124693577 gene encoding P-loop NTPase domain-containing protein LPA1-like, with product MAEPPPKLLYIAVADGGGRRAFRYTRPVLQSTLQLMGCKARHAFKISKRVFSMMKSEFLEASKSDRADKEENPPNVGEDPEMLNPEIQDESSSSMPFELYKTQTTILVSREKFLNVACDALSSYKYVGPNQKADLLLACRIKERKESVTVLLCGTSGCGKSTLSSLLGSRLGITTVISTDSIRHMMRSFADEKQNPLLYASTYHAGEYLDPIAVSKSKAKRQAKKLAMVSHPNTNEGKDDTSDVKSHHGASALPPRTELIGSKQMAIEGFKAQSEMVIDSLDRLITSWEEQKQSVIVEGVHLSLNFVMGLMKKHPSIIPFMVYITNEEKHMERFAVRAKYMTLDPAKNRYIKYIRNIRAIQEYLCHRADKHLVPKINNTNVDQSVAAIHATVFSCLRRREAGEQLYDLNTNTVSVVDEEYRNQRAANSLGSKGMFQFIQRKGSSRNLMALLKPDGSVTKAWHVDSSDSNGNGIRSSDKSVRNPMVNPSQIGKAESVNLQFGSFGISAWLSDTGGTSHTGSVDDLKVDGIETGSRNFSSCCSSPKLSDCASKEHMDDYSVYGSEEDADDPPDAETDEDLTDEERDAHEIEAGSVDEHSTKSDEEYDDLAMQDVMENGDCSDDDEQATGSGTRSLLALDENILGSADGDDALVEGRYHHNNLDLFFKISNEVAAKKMPCA from the exons ATGGCGGAGCCGCCGCCCAAGCTGCTGTACATTGCCGTCGCCgacggaggcggccggcgggcgTTCCGGTACACGCGACCCGTCCTGCAGAGCACCCTCCAGCTCATGGGCTGCAAGGCTCGCCACGCCTTCAAG ATTAGCAAGAGAGTATTCAGTATGATGAAGAGTGAATTCTTGGAGGCATCAAAGTCAGATAGGGCGGATAAAGAGGAAAATCCCCCTAATGTTGGGGAAGATCCAGAGATGTTGAACCCAGAAATACAGGATGAAAGTAGTAGCAGCATGCCATTTGAGTTGTACAAGACCCAGACAACGATTCTTGTTTCAAGAGAGAAGTTTCTGAATGTTGCATGTGATGCTCTCTCTTCATATAAGTATGTTGGACCAAACCAGAAGGCTGACTTGCTTCTTGCTTGCAG AATTAAGGAGAGAAAGGAATCGGTGACAGTACTGTTATGTGGGACAAGTGGATGTGGCAAGTCTACTTTATCATCTTTGCTG GGTAGTAGATTGGGCATCACGACAGTAATTTCCACTGATTCAATACGCCATATGATGAGAAGCTTTGCAGATGAAAAGCAAAATCCGCTTCTCTATGCGTCAACCTACCATGCAGGCGAATACTTGGACCCTATTGCAGTTTCTAAGTCAAAGGCAAAACGCCAGGCGAAGAAGCTCGCAATGGTTTCTCATCCTAACACCAATGAAGGCAAAGATGACACTTCAGATGTTAAATCTCATCATGGAGCCTCAGCATTACCTCCTAGAACTGAGTTGATCGGCAGCAAGCAGATGGCAATAGAAGGTTTCAAGGCGCAAAGCGAGATGGTTATTGACAGTCTGGACAGATTAATTACATCCTGGGAAGAGCAGAAACAGTCTGTTATTGTTGAAGGAGTTCATTTAAGCCTCAATTTTGTG ATGGGGCTAATGAAGAAACATCCTTCCATAATACCATTTATGGTATATATTACAAATGAGGAGAAACACATGGAACGATTTGCTGTACGTGCAAAGTACATGACATTGGACCCAGCAAAGAACAGATATATCAAATACATTCGGAATATCAGGGCTATCCAGGAATACCTTTGCCACCGAGCAGACAAGCATCTGGTTCCCAAGATTAACAATACTAACGTTGACCAGAGTGTGGCGGCCATCCATGCCACAGTTTTCAGCTGTCTTCGCAGGCGAGAAGCTGGGGAGCAGTTGTATGATCTCAACACAAATACTGTTTCTGTTGTGGATGAGGAATACAGGAACCAGCGTGCAGCTAACTCCTTGGGTTCCAAGGGCATGTTCCAGTTCATTCAACGAAAGGGGTCTTCGAGGAATCTGATGGCTCTCCTTAAGCCTGATGGTTCAGTTACTAAGGCTTGGCATGTAGATTCAAGTGACAGTAATGGTAATGGTATTAGAAGCAGTGATAAATCAGTCAGAAATCCTATGGTTAACCCATCACAAATTGGGAAGGCAGAGTCAGTTAACCTCCAATTCGGTTCTTTCGGGATCAGCGCGTGGCTGAGTGATACAGGTGGCACCAGCCATACTGGAAGCGTAGATGACCTGAAGGTTGATGGCATCGAGACGGGCAGTAGAAACTTCTCCTCATGCTGCAGTTCACCAAAGTTGTCAGATTGCGCTTCTAAAGAG CACATGGACGATTATTCAGTCTATGGTAGCGAAGAAGATGCTGATGACCCACCGGATGCTGAAACTGATGAAGATCTAACTGACGAAGAAAGAGACGCTCATGAG ATCGAAGCAGGCTCGGTCGATGAGCACTCCACCAAGTCTGACGAGGAATACGACGACCTAGCCATGCAGGACGTGATGGAGAACGGCGACTGCTCTGACGATGACGAGCAAGCCACGGGTTCCGGCACCAGGAGCTTGCTAGCCCTGGATGAGAACATCCTCGGATCGGCTGATGGTGATGATGCCCTGGTGGAGGGCAGGTACCACCACAACAACCTGGACCTCTTCTTCAAGATATCAAATGAAGTAGCCGCCAAGAAGATGCCGTGCGCTTAA